From a region of the Sphingopyxis sp. YR583 genome:
- a CDS encoding SPFH domain-containing protein, whose product MEFALALVVLALVFLLWALTPVRQGYAYTIERFGRFTHTAQPGLNFIMPIFDRVGRKVNMMEQVLDIPGQEIITKDNAMVAVDGVVFFQVLDAAKAAYEVSDLYLAIMNLTTTNLRTVMGSMDLDETLSKRDEINTRLLHVVDDATTPWGVKITRVEIKDIRPPADISNAMARQMKAEREKRANILEAEGMRASEILRAEGEKQGQILQAEGRREAAFRDAEAREREAEAEAKATQMVSDAIAGGNAQAINYFIAQKYVEAVSQFATSPNAKTILFPVEATQLIGTLGGIGELAKDALERKTGG is encoded by the coding sequence ATGGAATTCGCACTTGCACTGGTGGTTCTGGCGCTGGTGTTCCTGCTATGGGCGCTGACGCCCGTCCGGCAAGGCTATGCCTATACGATCGAACGTTTCGGTCGCTTTACGCACACCGCGCAGCCGGGGCTCAATTTCATCATGCCGATCTTCGACCGTGTCGGTCGCAAGGTGAACATGATGGAACAGGTGCTCGACATTCCGGGTCAGGAAATCATCACCAAGGACAATGCGATGGTCGCCGTCGACGGCGTCGTCTTTTTCCAGGTGCTCGACGCCGCAAAGGCCGCTTATGAAGTCAGCGACCTCTATCTCGCGATCATGAACCTGACGACGACGAACCTGCGCACCGTGATGGGATCGATGGATCTCGACGAGACGCTGTCGAAGCGTGACGAGATCAACACCCGCCTGCTGCACGTCGTCGACGATGCGACGACGCCGTGGGGCGTCAAGATCACCCGCGTCGAGATCAAGGACATCCGCCCGCCCGCCGACATTTCGAACGCGATGGCGCGCCAGATGAAGGCCGAGCGCGAAAAGCGCGCCAACATCCTCGAGGCCGAGGGCATGCGCGCATCGGAAATCCTGCGCGCCGAGGGTGAGAAGCAGGGCCAGATCCTCCAGGCCGAAGGGCGCCGCGAAGCCGCCTTCCGCGACGCCGAGGCGCGCGAGCGCGAGGCCGAGGCCGAAGCCAAGGCGACGCAGATGGTGTCGGACGCGATCGCCGGCGGCAATGCGCAGGCGATCAATTACTTCATCGCGCAGAAATATGTCGAAGCGGTCAGCCAGTTCGCGACCAGCCCGAATGCCAAGACGATCCTGTTCCCCGTCGAGGCGACGCAGCTCATCGGCACGCTCGGCGGCATCGGCGAACTTGCCAAGGACGCGCTGGAACGGAAGACGGGAGGCTGA
- a CDS encoding NfeD family protein has translation MPEWLTNMEPHWAWLSLGVLLAAAEIVAPGFFLIWLGAAAIATGAIAWVVPLSIPVQLGVFAILSFIALYGARRWLKANPITTTDPHLNQRGGRLIGEVLTVTKAIEDGRGRAKVGDGEWPVRGPDVAEGSKVRVVSADGSVLVVEPA, from the coding sequence ATGCCCGAATGGCTGACGAACATGGAACCCCATTGGGCGTGGCTGTCGCTCGGCGTGCTGCTCGCCGCTGCCGAGATCGTCGCACCGGGCTTTTTCCTGATCTGGCTGGGCGCGGCCGCGATCGCCACGGGCGCGATCGCCTGGGTCGTCCCGCTCAGCATCCCGGTGCAGCTCGGGGTCTTCGCCATCCTGTCGTTCATCGCGCTCTACGGCGCGCGCCGCTGGCTGAAAGCGAACCCGATCACCACCACCGACCCGCACCTCAACCAGCGCGGCGGCCGTCTGATCGGTGAAGTGCTGACGGTGACCAAGGCGATCGAGGATGGCCGCGGGCGCGCGAAGGTTGGTGACGGCGAATGGCCGGTGCGCGGGCCGGACGTCGCCGAAGGCAGCAAGGTCCGCGTCGTCAGCGCCGACGGCAGCGTGCTGGTGGTCGAGCCGGCCTAA